In a genomic window of Thalassotalea piscium:
- a CDS encoding tetratricopeptide repeat-containing diguanylate cyclase, which yields MSYKAFAVDLLTDEGFEQFVQQIDKLKDSNSKEAYLFLQQYADKAEELSVDNRLVFYRYLADTYSEQAQYQQSKEIADKALLLAKNLSSPSIVSAELNYTRGFAVENLGEFDSAITNYQNGLEIAESLNDKKNIATGLINLGAIYYLTQKFDRSLIVFNQALNIAIPLKDNELLGYIYSELGILYEYMYEEEKAMAFYLKSYEYFQQAGKNFNAYNSLRNIAINHVRHRRYEEAIKINKEIVEHEKEIGNIEIMASAYMGLAWSYLKKKESNPEAAYEYLKISEQYSSQGEQYKIEVSFGINKAYLLYEMKKYNEVLETLSLIEPLLQDKKMHKAAIINVLFLKSSIYYEQEQYEKAYHLQNEYFKLGTELRESSNYEAVEDLRMRYESEQADIKKQLLDQQQSLQTIRLKESEYQEENRNIILAFSAIVVLIIGWFLLRIIRGQQRLVFLSQTDGLTGVVNRRRLIELSDFFFYQAKKAKIEFSVLMIDVDDFKLINDTYGHKVGDKVLTKVAQIGAATMRSTDEFGRFGGEEFIALLPETGLEQAKNIAERLRKSINEHEIWRNLIKGNVAVSIGVSCVDLDVHKNADDLIKSADILLYKAKNQGKNQVCY from the coding sequence ATGTCATATAAAGCATTCGCTGTTGATTTATTAACAGACGAGGGTTTTGAGCAATTTGTACAACAAATTGATAAGCTTAAAGACAGTAATTCAAAAGAAGCCTACCTCTTTTTACAACAATACGCAGATAAAGCTGAAGAGCTTTCCGTTGATAACCGCCTAGTTTTTTACCGCTATCTTGCTGACACATACTCTGAACAAGCACAATATCAGCAAAGTAAAGAAATTGCAGATAAAGCCCTTCTATTAGCTAAAAACCTTTCTAGCCCAAGCATAGTTAGTGCTGAATTAAATTATACCCGCGGCTTTGCCGTTGAAAACTTAGGCGAGTTTGATAGTGCTATTACAAATTATCAAAACGGGTTGGAAATAGCAGAATCGTTAAATGACAAAAAGAATATCGCTACCGGTCTAATAAACTTAGGCGCTATCTACTACCTTACACAAAAATTTGACCGTTCATTAATTGTTTTTAACCAGGCGCTTAATATCGCGATTCCATTAAAAGATAACGAATTACTCGGCTATATTTATAGTGAACTCGGTATTTTATACGAATATATGTATGAAGAAGAGAAAGCGATGGCTTTTTACTTAAAGTCATATGAGTATTTTCAACAAGCAGGTAAAAATTTTAATGCGTACAATAGCCTTCGCAATATTGCGATAAATCATGTTAGACATAGACGCTATGAAGAAGCGATTAAAATTAATAAAGAAATTGTTGAACATGAAAAAGAAATTGGCAATATAGAAATAATGGCATCAGCTTATATGGGGCTAGCATGGTCGTATTTGAAGAAGAAAGAGAGTAACCCTGAAGCCGCATACGAGTATCTCAAAATTTCAGAACAATATTCTAGTCAGGGCGAGCAGTACAAAATAGAAGTGTCATTTGGTATAAATAAAGCCTACCTACTTTATGAGATGAAAAAATATAATGAGGTGCTTGAAACACTTTCGTTAATAGAGCCGTTATTGCAAGACAAAAAAATGCACAAAGCCGCCATAATCAATGTTTTATTTTTAAAAAGCAGTATTTATTATGAGCAAGAGCAGTATGAAAAGGCATATCATCTTCAAAATGAATATTTCAAACTTGGTACTGAGTTGAGAGAAAGTTCAAATTATGAAGCTGTTGAAGATTTGCGGATGCGCTATGAAAGCGAGCAAGCTGATATAAAGAAACAGCTTTTAGACCAACAACAGTCATTACAAACCATTCGTTTAAAAGAGTCAGAGTATCAAGAAGAGAATCGAAATATTATTTTGGCATTTAGCGCCATTGTTGTATTAATTATTGGTTGGTTTTTATTGCGAATTATTCGGGGGCAACAACGGCTTGTCTTTTTAAGTCAGACCGATGGTTTGACAGGGGTAGTTAACCGTAGGCGACTAATTGAATTAAGTGACTTTTTCTTTTACCAAGCCAAAAAAGCCAAAATTGAGTTTAGTGTTTTAATGATTGATGTTGATGACTTTAAGTTAATTAATGATACCTATGGCCACAAAGTGGGAGATAAAGTATTAACAAAAGTTGCACAAATTGGTGCTGCTACAATGCGCTCAACAGATGAATTTGGGCGATTTGGAGGCGAAGAGTTTATTGCATTATTACCTGAAACTGGGTTAGAGCAAGCGAAAAACATTGCCGAGCGTTTACGAAAAAGTATCAATGAACATGAAATTTGGCGCAATCTGATAAAAGGTAATGTTGCTGTTAGTATAGGTGTTTCATGCGTAGATTTAGACGTGCATAAAAATGCTGACGACTTAATAAAAAGCGCTGATATTTTATTGTATAAAGCGAAAAACCAGGGGAAAAACCAAGTATGTTATTAA
- a CDS encoding DUF1249 domain-containing protein produces the protein MKSANYRPNLPNLMSLCEINYMMLLRLLADKELAGEERNFIISDFVSYRIKVNEVTPYTSLITMTQNCNALVNTLKGFLKPKMVIRLYHDARMAEVISNQDISQVKPRYDYPNSKMHLPDEKQQINLFLKEWLQLSLQLGQSPIKLCS, from the coding sequence ATGAAATCAGCAAACTACCGTCCAAATTTACCTAACTTAATGAGTCTGTGTGAGATCAATTATATGATGTTACTGCGCTTGTTAGCTGATAAAGAACTAGCTGGAGAAGAGCGAAATTTTATCATTTCAGATTTTGTTTCCTACCGCATTAAAGTCAATGAGGTAACACCATACACCTCTTTAATAACAATGACACAAAACTGTAATGCTTTGGTCAACACCTTAAAGGGGTTTTTAAAGCCTAAAATGGTTATTCGTTTGTATCACGACGCCCGTATGGCTGAGGTAATTAGTAATCAAGATATTTCGCAAGTTAAACCTCGCTACGACTACCCGAATTCAAAAATGCACTTACCTGATGAAAAACAACAGATAAATTTATTCTTAAAAGAATGGTTGCAATTAAGCTTACAGCTTGGTCAAAGCCCAATTAAACTTTGCAGTTAG
- a CDS encoding YqiA/YcfP family alpha/beta fold hydrolase, producing MKIKQILYIHGFNSSPKSLKAEQTKQYLHQKFPHVKFHCPQIKSSPNEAIAQLSQILEENKGDWFLIGSSLGGYFSTYLSEKYQLPAAIVNPAVRPYELLNGYLGVQTNPYTNEIYTVTEQYIDDLIALEQNEITKKHYLVMVQTGDEVLDYQQAVNKFQQCQLIVQQSGDHSFVNYSTLLPQIAQFFKL from the coding sequence ATGAAAATAAAGCAGATTTTATATATTCATGGTTTTAATTCATCGCCAAAGTCGCTTAAAGCAGAGCAAACTAAGCAGTATTTACATCAAAAATTTCCACATGTTAAATTTCATTGTCCACAAATAAAGTCGTCACCAAATGAAGCGATAGCACAGTTAAGCCAAATACTTGAAGAAAATAAAGGTGATTGGTTTTTAATAGGTTCGTCACTTGGAGGTTATTTTTCTACATACCTCAGTGAAAAATATCAACTACCAGCAGCTATTGTTAACCCCGCAGTAAGGCCTTATGAGTTGCTTAATGGTTACCTTGGTGTTCAAACTAACCCTTATACTAATGAAATTTACACGGTTACCGAGCAGTATATTGACGATCTTATAGCATTAGAGCAGAATGAAATTACAAAAAAACATTACTTGGTGATGGTACAAACAGGTGATGAAGTGTTAGATTACCAACAAGCAGTGAACAAATTCCAACAGTGCCAATTAATTGTACAACAAAGTGGTGACCATAGCTTTGTTAATTATTCAACGCTATTACCGCAAATCGCGCAATTTTTTAAACTGTAA
- the parE gene encoding DNA topoisomerase IV subunit B, whose protein sequence is MSEQYNSESIEVLSGLDPVRHRPGMYTDTSRPNHLGQEVIDNSVDEALAGHAQNITVILDKDQSLEIIDDGRGMPIDIHKEEGVSGVELIFCKLHAGGKFSNKNYQFSGGLHGVGISVVNALSKRVDVAVRRDGKVYEMAFEHGEKVEELRETGTVGRRNTGSRVKFWPEEKYFDSPKFSVRRLIHLLKAKAVLCPGLTIKFHDKNEDQKYQWYYEDGLCDYLKESVKSYVSLPEEPFIGAFSSQNEAVDWAVTWLPEGGESVGESYVNLIPTVQGGTHVNGLRQGLLESMREFCEFRNLIPRGVKLTPDDIWDKCSYILSVKMGDPQFAGQTKERLSSRQCAAFVMGVVKDAFSLWLNEHTEVAETLAEFCISNAQRRLRASKKIIRKKVTQGPALPGKLTDCGSQDIARTELFLVEGDSAGGSAKQARDREFQAIMPLRGKILNTWEVDSGQILASQEVHNISIALGIDPDSEDLTELRYGKICILADADSDGLHIATLLCALFMQHFLPLVKAGHVYVAMPPLYRVDVGKEVFYALDEAEKDGILDRIEAEKKRGKVNVQRFKGLGEMNPLQLRETTMDPNTRRLVQLTVDEHSETMELMDMLLSKKRAGDRKDWLQAKGDLVELL, encoded by the coding sequence ATGAGCGAACAATATAATTCCGAATCTATCGAAGTACTTAGTGGTTTAGATCCCGTCCGTCATCGTCCAGGAATGTATACCGACACTAGCCGTCCTAACCATTTAGGGCAAGAAGTTATTGATAACTCGGTTGATGAAGCATTAGCAGGGCACGCGCAAAATATTACCGTTATTTTAGATAAAGACCAATCATTAGAAATTATTGATGATGGCCGTGGTATGCCTATTGATATTCATAAAGAAGAGGGAGTTTCGGGTGTTGAGCTTATTTTTTGTAAGCTTCATGCGGGCGGAAAGTTCTCTAATAAAAACTACCAGTTTTCAGGGGGGTTACATGGTGTTGGTATATCGGTGGTTAACGCGCTCTCAAAACGTGTTGATGTTGCAGTAAGGCGTGACGGTAAAGTCTATGAAATGGCGTTTGAACATGGAGAAAAGGTTGAAGAATTACGTGAAACAGGTACTGTAGGACGACGTAATACAGGTTCTCGAGTAAAGTTTTGGCCAGAAGAAAAATACTTCGACTCACCTAAATTTTCAGTTCGTCGCCTTATTCACTTGTTAAAAGCTAAGGCTGTATTATGCCCAGGCTTAACGATAAAATTTCATGATAAAAATGAAGATCAAAAATATCAGTGGTATTACGAAGACGGGCTTTGTGATTACTTAAAAGAATCAGTTAAAAGCTATGTAAGTTTGCCAGAAGAGCCTTTTATTGGGGCTTTTAGTTCACAAAACGAAGCAGTAGATTGGGCAGTTACTTGGTTGCCAGAAGGTGGAGAGTCGGTTGGCGAAAGTTATGTAAACTTAATTCCTACGGTACAAGGTGGCACCCATGTAAATGGTTTACGTCAAGGTTTACTCGAGTCGATGCGCGAGTTTTGTGAGTTTCGTAACTTGATCCCAAGAGGGGTAAAATTAACCCCAGACGATATCTGGGATAAATGCTCATATATTTTATCGGTAAAAATGGGAGATCCTCAATTTGCCGGCCAAACCAAAGAGCGCTTGTCTTCACGCCAATGTGCCGCATTTGTTATGGGCGTGGTAAAAGATGCGTTTAGCTTATGGTTAAATGAACATACAGAAGTGGCAGAAACATTAGCAGAATTTTGTATATCAAATGCACAACGTCGCCTGCGTGCAAGTAAAAAAATAATTCGTAAAAAAGTAACGCAAGGGCCCGCACTACCTGGCAAGCTAACCGATTGTGGTAGTCAAGATATTGCACGGACTGAATTGTTTCTTGTGGAAGGAGACTCTGCTGGCGGAAGTGCTAAACAGGCACGAGACCGTGAATTTCAGGCAATTATGCCATTACGTGGTAAAATATTAAATACTTGGGAAGTAGACTCAGGACAAATATTAGCCTCGCAAGAAGTACACAATATATCAATTGCTTTAGGTATTGACCCAGACTCAGAAGACTTAACCGAATTACGCTATGGTAAAATTTGTATTTTAGCAGATGCAGACTCTGATGGACTTCACATTGCAACATTATTATGTGCCTTATTTATGCAGCACTTTTTACCGCTTGTAAAAGCAGGGCATGTCTATGTCGCCATGCCGCCTTTATATAGAGTAGATGTAGGTAAAGAAGTATTCTATGCATTAGATGAAGCAGAAAAAGACGGTATTCTTGACCGCATCGAAGCAGAAAAGAAACGCGGTAAAGTTAACGTACAACGCTTTAAAGGCTTGGGTGAAATGAACCCTCTGCAATTGCGTGAAACCACTATGGATCCAAATACCCGTAGACTAGTGCAACTAACGGTAGACGAGCACTCAGAAACAATGGAACTAATGGACATGCTTTTATCTAAAAAGCGTGCGGGCGACCGAAAAGACTGGTTGCAAGCGAAAGGCGACTTGGTTGAATTGCTGTAA
- a CDS encoding VOC family protein has product MIAHRELRSICHMSIGTNNLVSAADFYKQLLPVLQIELVCEYEHALAFGKGYPEFWVQVPFDQQQATSGNGVHIGFVATTKKQVDDFYMKGIALGAKCNGKPGPRKEYGEPYYGCFLIDLDGNKIEASYWQINKE; this is encoded by the coding sequence ATGATCGCCCATCGTGAGCTTAGATCCATTTGTCATATGTCGATTGGTACTAATAATTTAGTAAGTGCAGCAGATTTTTATAAGCAGTTATTACCAGTATTACAGATTGAGCTAGTATGTGAATATGAACATGCATTAGCTTTTGGTAAAGGTTATCCTGAGTTTTGGGTGCAAGTGCCGTTTGATCAACAACAAGCGACTTCGGGTAATGGCGTTCATATTGGTTTTGTAGCAACAACAAAAAAACAAGTTGATGATTTTTACATGAAGGGCATAGCGCTTGGAGCAAAATGCAATGGAAAACCAGGCCCAAGAAAAGAGTATGGTGAACCCTATTATGGTTGTTTCTTAATTGATCTTGACGGCAATAAAATTGAAGCGAGTTACTGGCAAATAAATAAAGAGTGA
- the hldE gene encoding bifunctional D-glycero-beta-D-manno-heptose-7-phosphate kinase/D-glycero-beta-D-manno-heptose 1-phosphate adenylyltransferase HldE: protein MKVDIPTFDQASVLVVGDIMLDRYWYGPTQRISPEAPVPVVKISQNEDRPGGAANVALNIASMGGKVTLAGITGEDEASDTITQYLSAMEIDCQFDRHATIPTITKLRVLSRNQQLIRLDFEESFAHISKKNLLAKVSELVADHNVLLLSDYAKGTLSEVQAFISIAKQQNIPVLVDPKGHDFSRYRGADILTPNMSEFEAVVGACANEAEIVSKGQALLTELDLQALLITRSEKGMTLIRRNHDEFHLPTQAKEVYDVTGAGDTVIATLALAIAANADYPQASALANIAAGIVVGKLGTSTVSVAELNHQIASGQESGFGVVTEGQLKIAVEHAKARGEKIVMTNGCFDILHAGHVSYLTQAAKLGTRLIVAVNDDQSVKRLKGAGRPVNSVDRRMAVLSGLGAVDWVVPFSEDTPQRLIANILPNMLVKGGDYTVEQIAGGSEVIAAGGEVKVLNFEEGISTTEIINTIRLEDG from the coding sequence CCAGCGTTTTAGTGGTTGGCGATATTATGTTAGATCGATACTGGTACGGACCAACTCAACGTATTTCTCCTGAGGCACCTGTACCTGTTGTTAAAATTTCTCAAAATGAAGACCGACCCGGCGGTGCCGCAAACGTAGCATTAAATATTGCATCAATGGGCGGAAAAGTTACCCTAGCAGGAATTACTGGCGAAGATGAAGCGTCTGATACAATAACCCAATATTTGTCTGCAATGGAAATTGATTGCCAATTTGATCGGCACGCTACAATACCAACGATTACTAAACTGAGAGTACTTAGCCGAAATCAACAGTTAATTCGACTGGACTTTGAAGAGTCGTTTGCGCATATAAGTAAGAAAAATTTATTAGCGAAGGTCAGCGAGCTTGTGGCTGATCATAATGTGCTGCTACTTTCTGACTATGCGAAAGGTACTTTGTCTGAGGTACAAGCATTTATTAGTATAGCAAAGCAACAAAATATTCCAGTATTGGTAGATCCGAAAGGTCATGACTTTTCACGTTATCGAGGTGCAGATATTCTGACACCTAATATGTCTGAATTTGAGGCGGTAGTGGGAGCGTGTGCTAACGAAGCAGAGATTGTTAGTAAAGGGCAGGCATTATTGACTGAGTTAGATCTTCAAGCATTATTGATCACGCGTAGCGAAAAGGGAATGACACTGATACGTCGTAACCATGACGAGTTTCATTTACCTACCCAAGCAAAAGAGGTTTATGATGTTACCGGTGCTGGCGATACTGTAATTGCAACACTAGCACTTGCTATTGCAGCTAATGCTGACTACCCACAAGCAAGCGCATTAGCAAATATTGCGGCAGGCATTGTGGTTGGCAAATTAGGGACTTCTACTGTAAGTGTTGCAGAGCTTAACCATCAAATAGCCTCAGGACAAGAAAGTGGTTTTGGTGTTGTTACTGAAGGACAATTAAAAATTGCCGTAGAACACGCTAAAGCTAGGGGGGAAAAAATTGTAATGACAAACGGTTGTTTTGATATTTTGCATGCTGGCCATGTGTCATATTTAACGCAAGCGGCGAAACTTGGTACTCGTCTTATTGTTGCGGTAAATGATGATCAGTCGGTAAAAAGGCTTAAAGGCGCAGGACGGCCAGTGAATTCAGTAGATCGAAGAATGGCTGTATTATCAGGGCTTGGCGCCGTTGATTGGGTAGTGCCTTTTAGTGAAGATACACCACAACGTTTAATTGCTAATATCTTGCCTAATATGTTAGTGAAAGGTGGTGACTACACTGTTGAGCAAATTGCGGGTGGTAGTGAGGTAATTGCGGCGGGTGGTGAAGTTAAAGTACTCAACTTTGAAGAAGGTATATCTACAACTGAAATTATCAATACCATTCGATTAGAAGACGGCTAA
- a CDS encoding metallophosphoesterase, which produces MNSKLINTELTFAQFTDCHLYEDKQALHHGANVYQNLFAVLRALTQLPELDFAVFTGDLTQDHTERSYQNFVEAVSQSQLNIPIYWLAGNHDEIFYMNSYLNAAPFNSAKQIESNHWQVILLDSKSETPAGEISTQQLNQLNELIDPKKFQLLMMHHHATNVGYFIDHHGLNNQDEFWRHINQYKSIKVIACGHVHNALIRQHTNSKFQVPVITCPATSIQFDQFATTVKNANLPSGFRVYTLYSNGDSLSQIHNVTS; this is translated from the coding sequence GTGAATAGTAAATTAATAAACACTGAACTAACCTTTGCCCAATTCACAGACTGTCATTTATACGAAGATAAACAAGCGCTTCATCATGGAGCAAATGTTTATCAAAATTTATTTGCTGTTTTACGTGCATTAACGCAATTACCTGAGCTTGATTTTGCTGTTTTTACCGGTGATTTAACGCAAGATCATACCGAGCGTTCATATCAAAACTTTGTGGAGGCCGTTAGCCAGAGTCAATTAAATATACCGATATATTGGCTTGCAGGTAATCATGATGAAATATTTTATATGAACAGCTACTTAAATGCAGCGCCATTTAACAGTGCAAAACAAATTGAAAGTAATCACTGGCAAGTGATATTACTTGATAGTAAAAGTGAAACACCTGCTGGTGAAATATCAACTCAGCAATTGAACCAACTAAATGAATTGATTGATCCGAAAAAATTTCAGTTACTGATGATGCATCACCATGCAACCAATGTAGGTTATTTTATTGACCATCATGGCTTGAACAATCAAGATGAGTTTTGGCGCCATATCAATCAATACAAAAGCATTAAAGTGATTGCTTGCGGCCATGTTCATAACGCACTCATTAGGCAGCATACTAATAGTAAATTTCAGGTGCCGGTGATCACATGCCCTGCAACTTCTATTCAATTCGACCAATTTGCTACCACGGTTAAAAATGCGAATCTACCTTCTGGATTCCGCGTTTATACTCTTTATAGCAATGGCGATTCATTATCACAAATACATAACGTAACGAGCTAG
- a CDS encoding NUDIX domain-containing protein yields the protein MNKNAQTILRYSEKDINFVSKKPLYTGFFKFEQYNIQHRLYNGEMSELLSREIFERGDAVVLMPYDPKTDSLVMIEQFRPGAIRENNSPWLLEFVAGMFSPEESPVEVAVREAKEEANLDLNPSNITPVLKYLSSPGGMTEQIHLFIGIVDTKGVGGVYGLADEHEDILVHVVTREQAMALLSEGKITNASTIIGLQWLQLNYQNL from the coding sequence ATGAATAAAAACGCACAAACTATACTGCGGTATAGCGAGAAAGATATTAATTTTGTATCTAAAAAACCGTTGTATACAGGCTTCTTTAAGTTCGAACAATACAACATACAGCATCGTTTATATAACGGCGAAATGAGTGAGCTACTTTCTCGGGAAATATTTGAGCGTGGAGATGCGGTTGTGTTAATGCCGTACGATCCTAAAACGGACAGTTTAGTTATGATCGAACAGTTTAGACCTGGTGCTATCCGTGAAAATAACTCACCATGGTTACTCGAGTTTGTTGCCGGTATGTTTTCACCAGAAGAAAGCCCCGTGGAAGTTGCAGTTAGAGAAGCGAAAGAAGAAGCCAATCTCGACTTGAACCCTAGTAATATTACTCCCGTATTGAAATATCTGTCTAGCCCAGGCGGTATGACTGAGCAAATTCACTTGTTTATCGGTATTGTTGACACTAAAGGTGTTGGAGGCGTATATGGTTTAGCCGATGAACATGAGGATATTTTGGTTCATGTAGTTACTCGAGAGCAAGCAATGGCTTTATTATCTGAGGGTAAAATAACAAATGCATCTACCATAATTGGGTTACAATGGTTGCAATTGAACTATCAAAACTTATAA
- a CDS encoding GGDEF domain-containing protein, with amino-acid sequence MLASTTKVLAAKNTASLVTLQTIAYQEQNTITHSAPNNMLDSKVELEVRPSIFTLIDKMKNNDNVSHEMLSQIESELPPLNAAEYYLLNYLSAYISYHNGEIQKAINWANKAISYEEQMLQSQLATPLFFDIYLALAKYHSELGQYKRAYDAKRSYMNRYSDSLMNMKDSRIKALDEKYGTAIKQNENLLLESQNELKRLKIKEAENEKYIQLRNLVILSLVGLLFLALILRQVHVSNRLRVIAKTDALTGLFNRRSLFKKGNLLVNEAVKEGNTVSAILLDIDFFKSVNDNYGHDVGDKVIKMVAEVGTETIRSRDYYARLGGEEFAAILPGASLEESKAFAERLREKVEQLDLSTINIERKITVSIGVANLAQVTPSFDILLHAADEAMYNAKEQGRNRVCCYQPSETTAST; translated from the coding sequence ATGCTAGCAAGTACTACCAAAGTGTTAGCGGCTAAAAATACAGCTTCTTTAGTTACTTTACAAACCATCGCATATCAAGAGCAAAACACCATAACACATAGCGCACCTAACAATATGCTTGATAGTAAAGTAGAGCTCGAAGTGCGGCCTTCAATATTTACATTAATTGATAAAATGAAGAATAACGATAACGTATCTCATGAAATGCTCTCGCAAATTGAAAGTGAACTTCCACCCCTTAATGCGGCTGAGTACTATTTGTTAAATTATTTGTCTGCTTATATTTCATACCATAATGGTGAAATACAAAAAGCGATTAATTGGGCTAATAAGGCAATTTCCTATGAAGAACAAATGCTGCAAAGCCAGTTAGCCACTCCACTTTTCTTTGATATATATTTGGCTTTAGCAAAGTATCACAGTGAGCTTGGGCAATATAAAAGGGCCTATGACGCTAAAAGGTCTTATATGAATCGCTACAGCGATTCATTAATGAACATGAAAGATAGCCGCATAAAAGCACTTGATGAAAAGTATGGCACTGCAATTAAGCAAAACGAAAACCTTTTATTAGAAAGCCAAAATGAGCTTAAACGTTTAAAAATAAAAGAAGCAGAGAATGAAAAATATATTCAGTTACGTAATCTTGTAATTTTATCCTTAGTTGGCTTGCTTTTTTTAGCACTGATTTTACGACAAGTTCATGTGAGTAACAGGTTAAGAGTAATAGCCAAAACTGACGCATTAACTGGATTATTTAACCGCCGCAGCTTATTTAAAAAAGGTAACTTATTAGTTAACGAAGCAGTTAAAGAAGGAAATACTGTTAGTGCTATTTTGTTAGATATAGACTTTTTTAAATCAGTTAATGACAATTATGGTCATGATGTTGGTGATAAAGTTATTAAAATGGTAGCTGAGGTCGGTACAGAAACTATACGCTCTAGAGATTATTACGCGCGTTTAGGTGGCGAAGAATTTGCCGCTATTTTACCAGGTGCTAGCCTTGAAGAATCAAAAGCTTTTGCTGAGCGTTTAAGAGAAAAGGTTGAGCAACTTGACTTAAGTACAATTAATATTGAACGTAAAATTACCGTAAGTATTGGCGTAGCTAATTTGGCACAAGTAACACCATCTTTCGATATATTATTACATGCTGCTGATGAAGCAATGTACAATGCCAAAGAGCAAGGGCGAAATAGAGTGTGTTGTTATCAACCTAGCGAGACCACAGCATCAACTTAA
- the tolC gene encoding outer membrane channel protein TolC — translation MKKNITSLIVGIACATSSAISYAEDLLSVYEQAKQNDPVVLKAQAQFLASQEDITQARSVLLPFINASASIGQGESESVSNGIYAPVGTIVTTESKSTDYGASLNMQLYHHDSWLRLSNSKKMAHTYDISYQVAKQELIIRVTQAYFDVLSAKDDLEFAKAEKAAIERQLEQTKQRYSVGLTAVTDVHEAQAQYDNAVTAEIRAENNVFNTEEALRVITNVYPRDLNPLNTEKFSASRPIPDSANEWQQTAEAKNLDLIAQKIRVEIAKENINIARAGHYPTLDLSGRYSSGDNEITTVSGTFDNPRLDSHSIGITLTVPIYSGGAISSAVRKQQHNYVVASHDLSQTHRNIVRNARNSYNTVIAAVSGIKALEQAVISAESALKATEAGFEVGTRTIVDVLDSTRNLYNAKRNLSSTRYSYVQSILQLKRAAGTITEQDLKDINKGLSKS, via the coding sequence ATGAAAAAAAACATTACTTCGCTCATTGTAGGTATTGCTTGCGCAACTAGCAGTGCTATTTCGTATGCCGAAGATTTACTTTCTGTTTATGAACAAGCTAAACAAAATGACCCTGTTGTACTGAAAGCACAAGCACAGTTTTTAGCTTCTCAAGAAGATATTACTCAAGCTCGTTCGGTATTATTACCTTTTATTAATGCATCTGCTAGCATAGGTCAAGGCGAGTCAGAATCAGTCTCAAATGGCATTTATGCACCAGTAGGTACTATTGTTACAACCGAGTCTAAATCAACAGATTATGGTGCAAGCTTAAATATGCAGCTATATCATCATGATTCTTGGTTACGTTTAAGCAACTCGAAAAAAATGGCTCATACTTATGACATTAGTTACCAAGTTGCTAAGCAAGAGTTAATTATACGTGTTACACAAGCCTACTTTGATGTATTAAGTGCAAAAGATGACTTAGAGTTTGCTAAAGCAGAAAAAGCTGCGATAGAGCGCCAACTTGAACAAACTAAGCAACGTTATTCGGTTGGTTTAACTGCCGTTACTGATGTTCATGAAGCCCAAGCACAATACGATAATGCTGTTACTGCAGAAATTAGAGCAGAAAATAATGTATTCAATACAGAAGAAGCATTACGCGTAATTACCAATGTTTACCCTCGTGATTTAAACCCTTTAAACACCGAAAAATTCAGCGCTTCTCGACCTATTCCTGACAGTGCTAATGAATGGCAGCAAACAGCTGAAGCTAAAAATCTAGATTTAATTGCGCAAAAAATTCGCGTAGAAATTGCTAAAGAGAATATTAATATTGCACGTGCGGGTCATTACCCAACGCTCGACTTATCAGGTCGGTATTCATCAGGCGATAATGAGATAACTACTGTATCTGGTACATTTGATAACCCTAGACTTGATAGTCACTCAATAGGTATTACACTAACAGTACCTATTTACTCTGGTGGTGCTATTTCAAGTGCAGTGCGTAAACAACAACATAATTATGTTGTTGCAAGCCACGACTTATCTCAAACTCATCGTAATATTGTTCGTAATGCGCGCAATTCATATAACACAGTTATTGCTGCAGTTTCAGGTATTAAAGCCCTAGAACAAGCGGTGATAAGTGCAGAAAGTGCATTAAAAGCAACAGAAGCGGGTTTTGAAGTAGGCACACGTACTATTGTAGATGTGTTAGATAGCACGCGTAATTTATATAATGCGAAACGTAATTTGTCGTCAACACGCTACAGCTATGTTCAGTCAATCTTACAACTAAAACGTGCAGCTGGCACAATTACCGAGCAAGATCTTAAAGATATAAATAAAGGCTTATCTAAAAGCTAA